Part of the Pieris napi chromosome 23, ilPieNapi1.2, whole genome shotgun sequence genome is shown below.
ATCATTCGGGGACTAATTTTACTGTTATTGTAaattgtacataatatatttatgttatagattggttaatttttgttttatttataaagttcgTTAGTTTTTGCAAAGAGAGGAAAATGAAATGGCTTTGAACTACTTGTCTCTACCTGTCCAAATACATCgataaattaattgattagAAAAAGGTAGTtctaaaaaacttttaaaacctGAGGTAGTACGTTCAAATCACGTCTAGGTACTAATAACACACtcctacggtgaaggaaaccgtGCGAAAACCGGCATCGACTCAAAAACTGATggcttgtgtcaggcacggAAGGCTGACTACTTGCCTGTTAAGAGTGCGGTGTGGAATAAAAAGAACTTAATAACAGTGTCTTCCTCTTCATATAGGTATAGTTAAGTGGTCACACTTAGGCTAAACTTAAATGTTAGGTAATGTTAAATTTGCCTAGATTGTAATGTCAGTAAAGAGACAATTAAGAAAAAGGAAGCAGATATCCGAATCCAAGAACAAgggttttttagttttatttgttattacgCTTAGAAATAAGATCTATAGGAATTCgtttatagaataaatatgGAAAACCTTTTTTAAGTTATGAAACTGGCTGTAATTGAAATCTGTCATTGGGACATTGGTATTTCTCATTACCATACCATGTCCAGTGATGATTTCCAAGTGCAAGACGTCTACAGATATTCTAGGAAGTCATATAAAAACCATCacacaaataatatacattactCAGAAAATCGAAGAGAAAATGACTTAGAATCGCCCAGAAGTGATATTTTAAGAGTTCCTGACGCGCGCTGCAGCAGTTGCGACGATTCTGAAGGAGAAATAGCcaatattttgcataaaaaatGTCCTGTTATTGCATTAGCTCAGCAGcagctgcaaaaaatattagatGAAACTGACAAGTTGTTGTGTGACAATACACAATGTTGCAGGTATATTTTGACTTCAGCTTTTAAAACatgttaattgttttaatataccaCGCACTATGCACGTATTAGAACAGCCCCAATATCGTACGTATCTATCCTATAACCTAGAGGTTTAGGACCTCAGGAGGATTttaggttattttttaatataactggCGCAGAAATCCCTgggaatttaaacaaattgaaattCTGTTGTTAAAGCATTTTAACGTAATCGCCAAATTTGTGTgacaaagaaaattttaacgTTGCTTTTAACTAGGGATGCATCGATACGCCTTTTTGCCGATAcgataccgataccgatactCTTATAGAAATATCGCCGATTCCGATACCGATACTAATGCTTattgaattcaaattaaattaaggtaaaataCCCTATATCAAGTttgattaaagtttttaattttttttatttttattaaatataaacagtcACAAACTTTGAATAAGATTAAaggtttagtaaataaaattaagaattaagagtaatagttaaattaaaataaaataaataactgttcataattaaaattaacattgataagatttttgtaattctgtattttatttaatttggtattgaaaaaatactacACGCGATAGCAGTTAAAAACCAACTAAAGTGTCTAGCGAAATGGAATACGCGGAGACTAAGCGGGTGTGAGGGGCATAGATAGTCCGTGCCTCGTTTCCCACGCCCCGGATCAAACAAGATGCGCgtttacattactttttttaaagagcGAAATTTGAAAAGTATCGTTGTATCGGCAATCAAAATATCGCCGATACCGATATATCGGCAAACCCAAAGTATCGCCGATATATCGGTATCGGATGCATCCCTACTTTTAACCATTATTTCAGATCTATCTATGATTTTGTGGATATATGCAGAGATGCACTCAGAAACCAAAACCGATGCGTatgctttttagtttttcttataattgCTTCATTTTTCATGGGTCTAATTTTTGGTGCTGCTTCGTGCGGTACATATCAACGAAAATTTAACAGTCCTATTCTTTCATGTATTgataattactttataactGAAAGATATAATCAAGATGATTTAACTAGGCTTATTGTTTGAAGCAGCTATATTGATATGTTTTACTAAGATTTATGTAATCAGTAATgtaggtaaataaataattttcattacaaTTTTGATATCTTTTTACAAGACACAACTTCCATTTTTGTGTTATGAATGTGTATAAACATAACTGATTATCGTACATTAATGAAATACATTCCATATTCATAACGCTAGTTTAGAAAACTGAAGTCTgaaataagttattaggctTTGGGTTGTTAACTGTCTTCGATATTTAACAAaagccattaataataatcatggAATCCAATCTAGAGATTGGACCTAGGTAGACCTAACTTTATCTAcctatacttttttttataaagaaaggtttgattttttgtttgtttgaaatgaataggctccgaattactactggaccgatttcaaaaattctttcaccgatGGCAAGCTACagtattcccgagtgacataggctatg
Proteins encoded:
- the LOC125061481 gene encoding uncharacterized protein LOC125061481, translating into MKLAVIEICHWDIGISHYHTMSSDDFQVQDVYRYSRKSYKNHHTNNIHYSENRRENDLESPRSDILRVPDARCSSCDDSEGEIANILHKKCPVIALAQQQLQKILDETDKLLCDNTQCCRSIYDFVDICRDALRNQNRCVCFLVFLIIASFFMGLIFGAASCGTYQRKFNSPILSCIDNYFITERYNQDDLTRLIV